A region of Vitis vinifera cultivar Pinot Noir 40024 chromosome 13, ASM3070453v1 DNA encodes the following proteins:
- the LOC100241499 gene encoding putative disease resistance protein At3g14460 gives MGLRRGLHVDLHSLNALTKLQIEAIPELARIGEWLPLELEYWETYNCASLEELPKGFKRLKSLKELRIGHCPNLVSFPETGLPPTLRVLVLNDCEGLKLLPHGRYNGNLHFLERLHVWNCPSLVCFPDELPSTLQLEIGVCTNLKALRDTIMQASSSGSGSGSGSGTRSISHLEVLKKNRCPSLKTIPPGNFPPSLKQLEIWNCELLEPISGQMLCNNAELECLKMWNYPNLTTLDGCLDSLTHLIKLEILDCPGLEFFPLNGLPNANLKELWIENCENLKSLPPQMQNLTSLQTLYVRYCPSLVSLPEGGLAPNLTSLRIEYCQNLQTHLSDWGLHRLTSLKAFRISGACPDVVSFRENDCLPLPRSLTWLSVNELQNLEYLAFLGLQNLNSLKELLISDCPELRSFLPDEGLPATLSRLEIKKCPILRKRCLKEKGEDWARIAHIPRIEIFY, from the coding sequence ATGGGGTTGAGGAGAGGGCTTCACGTTGACCTCCACTCACTCAACGCACTCACCAAGTTACAAATTGAGGCAATTCCAGAGCTTGCAAGGATAGGTGAATGGCTCCCTTTGGAACTTGAATATTGGGAAACATACAATTGTGCCAGCCTGGAAGAGCTGCCAAAGGGATTTAAGCGCCTCAAATCTCTTAAAGAGCTGAGAATTGGCCACTGCCCAAATCTCGTGTCATTTCCAGAAACGGGTTTGCCGCCCACGTTAAGAGTTCTTGTGCTAAATGATTGTGAGGGTCTGAAGCTGCTACCACATGGAAGATACAACGGCAATTTGCATTTCCTGGAAAGGTTGCACGTGTGGAATTGTCCATCTCTGGTTTGTTTTCCAGATGAGTTACCCAGCACACTTCAACTGGAGATAGGAGTTTGTACAAATTTAAAGGCTCTACGGGATACAATAATGCAAGCTAGTAGCAGTGGCAGCGGCAGTGGCAGCGGCAGCGGCACCAGAAGCATTTCGCATCTCGAAGTCCTGAAGAAAAATAGATGTCCATCTCTCAAAACCATCCCACCGGGCAACTTTCCCCCCTCTCTTAAGCAACTTGAGATTTGGAACTGCGAACTTTTAGAGCCAATTTCAGGGCAGATGTTGTGCAATAATGCAGAACTTGAATGTTTGAAGATGTGGAATTATCCAAATCTTACAACACTAGATGGGTGCCTCGACAGCCTCACGCATCTCATTAAACTGGAGATACTTGATTGCCCTGGACTCGAGTTTTTTCCACTAAATGGCTTGCCCAACGCCAACCTCAAAGAGCTCTGGATTGAAAACTGCGAGAATCTTAAGTCCCTGCCTCCTCAAATGCAAAATCTCACATCTCTTCAAACTCTGTACGTTCGTTACTGTCCAAGCCTCGTGTCCCTGCCAGAAGGAGGTTTGGCCCCCAATCTAACATCACTTCGGATTGAATATTGCCAGAATCTCCAGACCCACCTATCTGACTGGGGTTTGCATAGGCTTACCTCTCTTAAAGCATTCCGAATTTCTGGTGCATGTCCAGATGTGGTTTCCTTTCGAGAAAATGACTGCCTACCTCTTCCGAGGAGTCTAACCTGGCTTTCCGTTAATGAACTCCAGAACCTGGAATATCTGGCATTCCTGGGTCTCCAAAACCTCAACTCTCTTAAAGAGCTATTGATCTCAGATTGTCCCGAGCTCCGTTCCTTTCTGCCAGATGAGGGACTGCCTGCAACACTTTCAAGGCTCGAGATCAAGAAATGTCCTATTCTAAGAAAAAGATGCTTGAAGGAGAAAGGAGAAGATTGGGCCAGGATTGCCCACATCCCCCGCATTGAGATATTTTATTGA
- the LOC100263766 gene encoding putative disease resistance RPP13-like protein 1 has translation MGGAGKTTLAQLVYNDKRVQEHFDLRVWVCVSDEFDVARITMSILYSVSWTNNDLQDFGQVQVKLRDALAGKKFLLVLDDVWNEEYSKWDILRSPFEAGAKGSKIIITTRSEAVAMIMGRTVHLFRLGVLSEDDCWSLFAKHAFKNRKMDQHPNLEVAKEIAYKCKGLPLAAKVLGQLLQSEPFDQWETVLNSEMWTLADDYILPHLRLTYSYLPFHLKRCFAYCALFPMDYEFEVNELVFLWMAEGLIQQPEGNRQMEDLGVDYFHELRSRSFFQQSSNESKFVMRDLICDLARASGGDMYCILEDGWNHHQVISEGTHHFSFACRVEVMLKQFETFKEVNFLRTFLAVLPTAAPEDDEAVCNSTTRELDKLLAKFKRLRILSLRGCQISELPHSIGNSMYLRYLNLSLTAIKGLPDSVGTLFHLQTLLLHGCKRLTELPRSIGNLTNLRHLDITDTDQLQKMPPQIGNLIDLRSLPKFIVSKDSSLRITALRNLSQLRGKLSILGLHYAGHIWPSCDAILRDTEGLEELLMEWVSDFSDSRNERDEVHVLDLLEPHTNLKKLMVSFYGGSKFPSWIGSSSFSNMVDLNLNHCKNCTSLSSLGRLSSLKSLCIAGMGGLKRVGAEFYGEISPSVRPFSSLETLIFEDMPEWKNWSFPYMVEEVGAFPCLRQLTLINCPKLIKLPCHPPSLVELAVCECAELAIPLRRLASVDKLSLTGCCRAHLSTRDGVDLSSLINTFNIQEIPSLTCREDMKQFLEILQHLEIYDCACLEKLPDELQRLVSLTDMRIEQCPKLVSLPGIFPPELRSLSINCCESLKWLPDGILTYGNSSNSCLLEHLEIRNCPSLACFPTGDVRNSLQQLEIEHCVNLESLAKGMMRDASINPSNTCRLQVLKLYRCSSLRSFPAGKLPSTLKRLEIWDCTQLDGISEKMLQNNTSLECLDFWNYPNLKTLPRCLTPYLKNLHIGNCVNFEFQSHLMQSLSSIQSLCIRRCPGLKSFQEGDLSPSLTSLQIEDCQNLKSPLSEWNLHRLTSLTGLRIGGLFPDVVLFSAKQGFPLLPTTLTHLSIDRIQNLESLVSLGLQNLTSLKELRFTECLKLHSFLPSEGLPSTVSMLFIRNCPLLSRRYSKNGEDWRDIGHIPCIRMYD, from the coding sequence ATGGGTGGGGCTGGGAAGACCACACTTGCACAATTGGTTTACAATGATAAGAGAGTGCAAGAGCATTTTGACCTAAGGGTATGGGTCTGTGTTTCTGATGAGTTTGATGTGGCCAGGATAACAATGTCCATTCTTTACTCAGTCTCTTGGACCAACAATGATTTGCAAGACTTTGGACAAGTTCAAGTTAAATTGCGAGATGCATTAGCTGGAAAAAAGTTTTTGCTAGTTTTGGACGATGTGTGGAATGAGGAGTACAGCAAATGGGATATATTACGGTCTCCTTTCGAGGCAGGAGCAAAGGGAAGTAAAATCATTATAACAACACGCAGTGAGGCTGTTGCAATGATAATGGGAAGAACTGTTCACCTCTTTCGCCTAGGAGTTTTATCTGAAGACGATTGTTGGTCACTGTTTGCTAAACATGCATTTAAAAATCGAAAGATGGATCAACATCCAAATTTGGAAGTTGCCAAGGAAATCGCATATAAATGTAAAGGCTTGCCCTTGGCTGCAAAGGTGCTTGGTCAACTTCTACAGTCTGAACCATTCGATCAATGGGAAACGGTATTGAATAGCGAAATGTGGACTTTGGCAGATGAttacattcttccacatttaaGGTTAACTTATTCTTATCTTCCTTTCCATTTGAAGAGATGTTTTGCTTATTGTGCACTATTTCCCATGGACTACGAATTTGAGGTAAATGAGTTAGTCTTCTTATGGATGGCTGAAGGTTTAATTCAGCAACCAGAAGGAAATCGGCAAATGGAAGACTTAGGTGTTGATTATTTTCATGAATTGCGCTCAAGGTCCTTTTTCCAACAATCTAGTAACGAGTCAAAATTTGTGATGCGTGACCTTATTTGTGATTTAGCTCGAGCCTCTGGTGGAGATATGTACTGCATCTTGGAGGATGGGTGGAATCACCACCAAGTCATTTCTGAAGGAACTCATCATTTTTCATTCGCGTGTCGGGTTGAAGTTAtgttaaaacaatttgaaaccTTCAAAGAAGTAAATTTTTTACGAACCTTCTTAGCAGTATTACCAACTGCTGCACCAGAAGATGATGAAGCGGTTTGCAACTCAACTACTAGGGAGCTTGACAAATTGTTGGCAAAATTCAAACGCTTAAGGATTCTCTCTTTGAGGGGTTGTCAGATAAGTGAGCTACCACATTCAATTGGTAATTCCATGTATCTGCGGTATCTTAATTTGTCCCTGACTGCAATCAAAGGGTTACCTGACTCAGTGGGTACTCTTTTTCATTTACAAACATTGCTATTACATGGCTGCAAGAGGCTTACTGAGTTACCTCGGAGTATTGGGAACTTAACTAATCTTCGGCATCTCGACATCACGGACACAGATCAATTACAGAAAATGCCTCCACAAATAGGCAACTTAATAGATTTGCGAAGTTTACCGAAGTTTATTGTGAGCAAGGACAGCAGTTTAAGGATAACAGCGCTGAGGAATTTGTCGCAACTTCGAGGGAAGCTTTCCATTCTAGGGTTGCATTATGCGGGGCATATATGGCCTTCATGTGATGCCATTCTGAGGGATACGGAAGGACTTGAAGAGTTACTGATGGAGTGGGTGAGTGATTTCAGTGATTCAAGAAATGAAAGGGATGAAGTGCATGTCCTAGACTTACTAGAACCTCACACGAATCTGAAAAAGCTCATGGTCTCATTTTATGGTGGATCAAAATTCCCAAGTTGGATAGGAAGTTCTTCATTCTCAAACATGGTGGATCTGAATCTAAACCATTGCAAAAACTGCACATCGTTATCATCTCTCGGGCGATTATCATCACTCAAGAGCTTGTGCATCGCCGGAATGGGTGGTTTGAAGAGGGTTGGTGCTGAATTTTATGGGGAGATTTCTCCTTCTGTCAGGCCCTTTTCATCCTTGGAGACTCTAATATTTGAGGACATGCCAGAATGGAAAAACTGGTCATTTCCTTACATGGTTGAGGAAGTTGGGGCATTTCCTTGCCTTCGTCAGCTGACATTAATCAACTGCCCAAAATTGATCAAGCTACCTTGTCATCCACCTTCCCTTGTAGAGCTTGCTGTATGTGAATGTGCAGAATTGGCGATTCCACTTCGAAGACTAGCATCTGTTGACAAATTAAGTTTAACAGGATGTTGCCGGGCTCACTTGTCTACACGAGATGGGGTTGATCTCAGCTCCCTCATCAACACATTCAACATTCAGGAAATTCCAAGTCTCACTTGTCGAGAGGACATGAAGCAGTTCTTGGAGATCCTCCAACATTTGGAGATATATGACTGTGCTTGCTTGGAGAAGCTGCCAGATGAATTGCAGAGACTCGTATCTCTCACAGATATGAGAATTGAGCAGTGCCCAAAACTTGTGTCACTTCCAGGGATTTTCCCACCGGAGCTACGAAGCCTTAGCATCAACTGTTGTGAGAGTTTGAAGTGGCTACCTGATGGAATATTGACATATGGGAACAGCAGCAACTCTTGTCTCCTTGAACACTTGGAGATACGGAACTGTCCATCACTCGCCTGCTTTCCTACAGGAGATGTTCGCAACTCACTTCAGCAACTGGAGATTGAACATTGTGTTAATCTGGAGTCTCTGGCAAAGGGAATGATGCGGGATGCTTCAATCAACCCCAGCAACACTTGCCGTCTTCAAGTCTTGAAGCTCTACAGATGTTCATCTCTCAGGTCCTTTCCAGCAGGCAAGTTGCCGTCTACTCTTAAGCGGCTTGAGATATGGGATTGCACGCAGTTAGATGGAATTTCAGAGAAGATGCTGCAGAACAATACTTCCCTTGAATGTTTGGACTTTTGGAATTATCCAAACCTGAAAACTCTGCCTCGGTGTCTCACTCCCTACCTGAAAAACCTTCACATTGGAAACTGCGTGAATTTTGAGTTCCAATCTCATCTCATGCAGAGCCTCTCATCCATTCAAAGTTTATGTATACGGAGGTGTCCAGGTCTGAAGTCCTTTCAGGAGGGCGATTTGAGTCCCAGCCTCACATCACTTCAGATTGAAGATTGCCAGAATCTCAAGTCACCCCTGTCTGAGTGGAACCTCCACCGACTCACCTCTCTTACCGGACTCAGAATTGGTGGCCTATTCCCGGATGTGGTCTTATTCTCCGCCAAACAGGGCTTCCCACTTCTTCCTACAACTCTCACACATCTTTCCATAGACAGAATCCAGAATCTGGAATCCCTTGTCTCCCTTGGTCTTCAGAACCTCACCTCTCTTAAAGAGCTAAGATTCACAGAGTGCCTTAAGCTCCACTCATTTCTGCCAAGCGAAGGGCTGCCCTCTACAGTTTCAATGCTTTTCATCAGGAACTGTCCACTTCTAAGCCGAAGGTACTCAAAAAATGGAGAAGACTGGCGTGATATTGGCCACATTCCCTGCATTCGAATGTATGATTAA